In Enoplosus armatus isolate fEnoArm2 chromosome 2, fEnoArm2.hap1, whole genome shotgun sequence, one DNA window encodes the following:
- the ldb1b gene encoding LIM domain-binding protein 1b isoform X1 gives MAMLEQLETEGGCSSKSFKLYSPKEPPNGSTFPPFHPGTMLDRDVGPTPMYPPTYLEPGIGRHTPYGNQTDYRIFELNKRLQNWTEECDNLWWDAFTTEFFEDDAMLTITFCLEDGPKRYTIGRTLIPRYFRSIFEGGATELYYVLKHPKESFHNNFVSLDCDQCTMVTQNGKPMFTQVCVEGRLYLEFMFDDMMRIKTWHFSIRQHRELIPRSILAMHAQDPQMLDQLSKNITRCGLSNSTLNYLRLCVILEPMQELMSRHKTYSLSPRDCLKTCLFQKWQRMVAPPGRCTTCRDIGTQPCKPTVHISVTYFLHIFSAAEPSRQAPNKRRKRKMSGGSTISGGGGTNNNNNNKKKSPGSGFPLSSQVPDVMVVGEPTLMGGEFGDEDERLITRLENTQFDAANGIDDEDSFNNSPALGSNSPWNNKAPSSQESKSDNPTSQASQ, from the exons ATGGCGATGTTAGAACAGCTAGAAACTGAAGGAG GCTGTTCCTCCAAGTCATTCAAGCTGTACTCCCCCAAGGAGCCCCCCAACGGCAGCACTTTTCCCCCTTTCCACCCCGGCACCATGCTGGACAGAGACGTGGG TCCCACTCCGATGTATCCTCCCACATACCTGGAGCCAGGAATAGG GAGGCACACACCATATGGCAACCAGACAGACTACAGAATATTTGAACTCAACAAACGGCTACAGAACTGGACAGAG GAATGTGATAACCTGTGGTGGGATGCATTTACTACAGAGTTCTTTGAAGATGATGCCATGTTGACCATTACTTTCTGTCTGGAGGATGGACCCAAACGTTACA CAATTGGCCGGACGTTGATTCCAAGGTACTTCCGGAGTATATTTGAGGGCGGTGCCACTGAGCTCTACTATGTGCTGAAACATCCCAAGGAATCTTTCCACAATAACTTTGTCTCCCTTGACTGTGATCAGTGCACCATGGTCACCCAGAATGGAAAGCCCATGttcacacag GTGTGTGTAGAAGGCCGCTTGTACCTGGAGTTCATGTTTGACGACATGATGAGGATAAAGACGTGGCACTTCAGCATCAGGCAACACCGCGAACTCATCCCCCGCAGTATACTGGCCATGCAT GCCCAGGACCCACAGATGCTGGACCAGCTGTCCAAAAACATAACAAGATGTGGCCTGTCGAACTCCACCCTTAACTACCTCCGA ctgtgcGTGATTTTGGAGCCAATGCAGGAGCTGATGTCCAGACACAAGACATACAGCCTCAGCCCCAGAGACTGCCTCAAGACCTGCCTCTTCCAGAAATGGCAGAGGATGGTGGCACCACCAGGTAGGTGCACAACATGCAGAGATATAGGCACACAACCATGTAAACCCACAGTACACATATCTGTAACTTACTTTCTTCATATCTTCTCTGCAGCTGAGCCATCAAGACAGGCCCCAAACAAACGGCGGAAGCGTAAGATGTCAGGTGGCAGCACCatcagcggaggaggaggaactaataacaataacaacaacaaaaagaagagcCCTGGTAGTGGCTTCCCTCTGTCCAGCCAAGTTCCT GACGTGATGGTGGTGGGAGAGCCCACACTGATGGGAGGTGAGTTTGGTGATGAAGACGAGCGTCTGATCACACGGCTGGAGAACACGCAGTTCGACGCGGCCAATGGCATCGACGACGAGGACAGCTTCAACAACTCTCCGGCGCTGGGCTCCAACTCACCCTGGAACAACAAGGCCCCCTCCAGCCAGGAGAGCAAGAGCGACAACCCCACCTCACAGGCATCGCAGTAG
- the ldb1b gene encoding LIM domain-binding protein 1b isoform X4 has translation MAMLEQLETEGGCSSKSFKLYSPKEPPNGSTFPPFHPGTMLDRDVGPTPMYPPTYLEPGIGRHTPYGNQTDYRIFELNKRLQNWTEECDNLWWDAFTTEFFEDDAMLTITFCLEDGPKRYTIGRTLIPRYFRSIFEGGATELYYVLKHPKESFHNNFVSLDCDQCTMVTQNGKPMFTQVCVEGRLYLEFMFDDMMRIKTWHFSIRQHRELIPRSILAMHAQDPQMLDQLSKNITRCGLSNSTLNYLRLCVILEPMQELMSRHKTYSLSPRDCLKTCLFQKWQRMVAPPAEPSRQAPNKRRKRKMSGGSTISGGGGTNNNNNNKKKSPGSGFPLSSQVPDVMVVGEPTLMGGEFGDEDERLITRLENTQFDAANGIDDEDSFNNSPALGSNSPWNNKAPSSQESKSDNPTSQASQ, from the exons ATGGCGATGTTAGAACAGCTAGAAACTGAAGGAG GCTGTTCCTCCAAGTCATTCAAGCTGTACTCCCCCAAGGAGCCCCCCAACGGCAGCACTTTTCCCCCTTTCCACCCCGGCACCATGCTGGACAGAGACGTGGG TCCCACTCCGATGTATCCTCCCACATACCTGGAGCCAGGAATAGG GAGGCACACACCATATGGCAACCAGACAGACTACAGAATATTTGAACTCAACAAACGGCTACAGAACTGGACAGAG GAATGTGATAACCTGTGGTGGGATGCATTTACTACAGAGTTCTTTGAAGATGATGCCATGTTGACCATTACTTTCTGTCTGGAGGATGGACCCAAACGTTACA CAATTGGCCGGACGTTGATTCCAAGGTACTTCCGGAGTATATTTGAGGGCGGTGCCACTGAGCTCTACTATGTGCTGAAACATCCCAAGGAATCTTTCCACAATAACTTTGTCTCCCTTGACTGTGATCAGTGCACCATGGTCACCCAGAATGGAAAGCCCATGttcacacag GTGTGTGTAGAAGGCCGCTTGTACCTGGAGTTCATGTTTGACGACATGATGAGGATAAAGACGTGGCACTTCAGCATCAGGCAACACCGCGAACTCATCCCCCGCAGTATACTGGCCATGCAT GCCCAGGACCCACAGATGCTGGACCAGCTGTCCAAAAACATAACAAGATGTGGCCTGTCGAACTCCACCCTTAACTACCTCCGA ctgtgcGTGATTTTGGAGCCAATGCAGGAGCTGATGTCCAGACACAAGACATACAGCCTCAGCCCCAGAGACTGCCTCAAGACCTGCCTCTTCCAGAAATGGCAGAGGATGGTGGCACCACCAG CTGAGCCATCAAGACAGGCCCCAAACAAACGGCGGAAGCGTAAGATGTCAGGTGGCAGCACCatcagcggaggaggaggaactaataacaataacaacaacaaaaagaagagcCCTGGTAGTGGCTTCCCTCTGTCCAGCCAAGTTCCT GACGTGATGGTGGTGGGAGAGCCCACACTGATGGGAGGTGAGTTTGGTGATGAAGACGAGCGTCTGATCACACGGCTGGAGAACACGCAGTTCGACGCGGCCAATGGCATCGACGACGAGGACAGCTTCAACAACTCTCCGGCGCTGGGCTCCAACTCACCCTGGAACAACAAGGCCCCCTCCAGCCAGGAGAGCAAGAGCGACAACCCCACCTCACAGGCATCGCAGTAG
- the ldb1b gene encoding LIM domain-binding protein 1b isoform X3, whose product MRRPGCSSKSFKLYSPKEPPNGSTFPPFHPGTMLDRDVGPTPMYPPTYLEPGIGRHTPYGNQTDYRIFELNKRLQNWTEECDNLWWDAFTTEFFEDDAMLTITFCLEDGPKRYTIGRTLIPRYFRSIFEGGATELYYVLKHPKESFHNNFVSLDCDQCTMVTQNGKPMFTQVCVEGRLYLEFMFDDMMRIKTWHFSIRQHRELIPRSILAMHAQDPQMLDQLSKNITRCGLSNSTLNYLRLCVILEPMQELMSRHKTYSLSPRDCLKTCLFQKWQRMVAPPGRCTTCRDIGTQPCKPTVHISVTYFLHIFSAAEPSRQAPNKRRKRKMSGGSTISGGGGTNNNNNNKKKSPGSGFPLSSQVPDVMVVGEPTLMGGEFGDEDERLITRLENTQFDAANGIDDEDSFNNSPALGSNSPWNNKAPSSQESKSDNPTSQASQ is encoded by the exons ATGAGGAGACCTG GCTGTTCCTCCAAGTCATTCAAGCTGTACTCCCCCAAGGAGCCCCCCAACGGCAGCACTTTTCCCCCTTTCCACCCCGGCACCATGCTGGACAGAGACGTGGG TCCCACTCCGATGTATCCTCCCACATACCTGGAGCCAGGAATAGG GAGGCACACACCATATGGCAACCAGACAGACTACAGAATATTTGAACTCAACAAACGGCTACAGAACTGGACAGAG GAATGTGATAACCTGTGGTGGGATGCATTTACTACAGAGTTCTTTGAAGATGATGCCATGTTGACCATTACTTTCTGTCTGGAGGATGGACCCAAACGTTACA CAATTGGCCGGACGTTGATTCCAAGGTACTTCCGGAGTATATTTGAGGGCGGTGCCACTGAGCTCTACTATGTGCTGAAACATCCCAAGGAATCTTTCCACAATAACTTTGTCTCCCTTGACTGTGATCAGTGCACCATGGTCACCCAGAATGGAAAGCCCATGttcacacag GTGTGTGTAGAAGGCCGCTTGTACCTGGAGTTCATGTTTGACGACATGATGAGGATAAAGACGTGGCACTTCAGCATCAGGCAACACCGCGAACTCATCCCCCGCAGTATACTGGCCATGCAT GCCCAGGACCCACAGATGCTGGACCAGCTGTCCAAAAACATAACAAGATGTGGCCTGTCGAACTCCACCCTTAACTACCTCCGA ctgtgcGTGATTTTGGAGCCAATGCAGGAGCTGATGTCCAGACACAAGACATACAGCCTCAGCCCCAGAGACTGCCTCAAGACCTGCCTCTTCCAGAAATGGCAGAGGATGGTGGCACCACCAGGTAGGTGCACAACATGCAGAGATATAGGCACACAACCATGTAAACCCACAGTACACATATCTGTAACTTACTTTCTTCATATCTTCTCTGCAGCTGAGCCATCAAGACAGGCCCCAAACAAACGGCGGAAGCGTAAGATGTCAGGTGGCAGCACCatcagcggaggaggaggaactaataacaataacaacaacaaaaagaagagcCCTGGTAGTGGCTTCCCTCTGTCCAGCCAAGTTCCT GACGTGATGGTGGTGGGAGAGCCCACACTGATGGGAGGTGAGTTTGGTGATGAAGACGAGCGTCTGATCACACGGCTGGAGAACACGCAGTTCGACGCGGCCAATGGCATCGACGACGAGGACAGCTTCAACAACTCTCCGGCGCTGGGCTCCAACTCACCCTGGAACAACAAGGCCCCCTCCAGCCAGGAGAGCAAGAGCGACAACCCCACCTCACAGGCATCGCAGTAG
- the ldb1b gene encoding LIM domain-binding protein 1b isoform X2, whose product MSVGGCACPGCSSKSFKLYSPKEPPNGSTFPPFHPGTMLDRDVGPTPMYPPTYLEPGIGRHTPYGNQTDYRIFELNKRLQNWTEECDNLWWDAFTTEFFEDDAMLTITFCLEDGPKRYTIGRTLIPRYFRSIFEGGATELYYVLKHPKESFHNNFVSLDCDQCTMVTQNGKPMFTQVCVEGRLYLEFMFDDMMRIKTWHFSIRQHRELIPRSILAMHAQDPQMLDQLSKNITRCGLSNSTLNYLRLCVILEPMQELMSRHKTYSLSPRDCLKTCLFQKWQRMVAPPGRCTTCRDIGTQPCKPTVHISVTYFLHIFSAAEPSRQAPNKRRKRKMSGGSTISGGGGTNNNNNNKKKSPGSGFPLSSQVPDVMVVGEPTLMGGEFGDEDERLITRLENTQFDAANGIDDEDSFNNSPALGSNSPWNNKAPSSQESKSDNPTSQASQ is encoded by the exons GCTGTTCCTCCAAGTCATTCAAGCTGTACTCCCCCAAGGAGCCCCCCAACGGCAGCACTTTTCCCCCTTTCCACCCCGGCACCATGCTGGACAGAGACGTGGG TCCCACTCCGATGTATCCTCCCACATACCTGGAGCCAGGAATAGG GAGGCACACACCATATGGCAACCAGACAGACTACAGAATATTTGAACTCAACAAACGGCTACAGAACTGGACAGAG GAATGTGATAACCTGTGGTGGGATGCATTTACTACAGAGTTCTTTGAAGATGATGCCATGTTGACCATTACTTTCTGTCTGGAGGATGGACCCAAACGTTACA CAATTGGCCGGACGTTGATTCCAAGGTACTTCCGGAGTATATTTGAGGGCGGTGCCACTGAGCTCTACTATGTGCTGAAACATCCCAAGGAATCTTTCCACAATAACTTTGTCTCCCTTGACTGTGATCAGTGCACCATGGTCACCCAGAATGGAAAGCCCATGttcacacag GTGTGTGTAGAAGGCCGCTTGTACCTGGAGTTCATGTTTGACGACATGATGAGGATAAAGACGTGGCACTTCAGCATCAGGCAACACCGCGAACTCATCCCCCGCAGTATACTGGCCATGCAT GCCCAGGACCCACAGATGCTGGACCAGCTGTCCAAAAACATAACAAGATGTGGCCTGTCGAACTCCACCCTTAACTACCTCCGA ctgtgcGTGATTTTGGAGCCAATGCAGGAGCTGATGTCCAGACACAAGACATACAGCCTCAGCCCCAGAGACTGCCTCAAGACCTGCCTCTTCCAGAAATGGCAGAGGATGGTGGCACCACCAGGTAGGTGCACAACATGCAGAGATATAGGCACACAACCATGTAAACCCACAGTACACATATCTGTAACTTACTTTCTTCATATCTTCTCTGCAGCTGAGCCATCAAGACAGGCCCCAAACAAACGGCGGAAGCGTAAGATGTCAGGTGGCAGCACCatcagcggaggaggaggaactaataacaataacaacaacaaaaagaagagcCCTGGTAGTGGCTTCCCTCTGTCCAGCCAAGTTCCT GACGTGATGGTGGTGGGAGAGCCCACACTGATGGGAGGTGAGTTTGGTGATGAAGACGAGCGTCTGATCACACGGCTGGAGAACACGCAGTTCGACGCGGCCAATGGCATCGACGACGAGGACAGCTTCAACAACTCTCCGGCGCTGGGCTCCAACTCACCCTGGAACAACAAGGCCCCCTCCAGCCAGGAGAGCAAGAGCGACAACCCCACCTCACAGGCATCGCAGTAG
- the ldb1b gene encoding LIM domain-binding protein 1b isoform X5: protein MLDRDVGPTPMYPPTYLEPGIGRHTPYGNQTDYRIFELNKRLQNWTEECDNLWWDAFTTEFFEDDAMLTITFCLEDGPKRYTIGRTLIPRYFRSIFEGGATELYYVLKHPKESFHNNFVSLDCDQCTMVTQNGKPMFTQVCVEGRLYLEFMFDDMMRIKTWHFSIRQHRELIPRSILAMHAQDPQMLDQLSKNITRCGLSNSTLNYLRLCVILEPMQELMSRHKTYSLSPRDCLKTCLFQKWQRMVAPPGRCTTCRDIGTQPCKPTVHISVTYFLHIFSAAEPSRQAPNKRRKRKMSGGSTISGGGGTNNNNNNKKKSPGSGFPLSSQVPDVMVVGEPTLMGGEFGDEDERLITRLENTQFDAANGIDDEDSFNNSPALGSNSPWNNKAPSSQESKSDNPTSQASQ, encoded by the exons ATGCTGGACAGAGACGTGGG TCCCACTCCGATGTATCCTCCCACATACCTGGAGCCAGGAATAGG GAGGCACACACCATATGGCAACCAGACAGACTACAGAATATTTGAACTCAACAAACGGCTACAGAACTGGACAGAG GAATGTGATAACCTGTGGTGGGATGCATTTACTACAGAGTTCTTTGAAGATGATGCCATGTTGACCATTACTTTCTGTCTGGAGGATGGACCCAAACGTTACA CAATTGGCCGGACGTTGATTCCAAGGTACTTCCGGAGTATATTTGAGGGCGGTGCCACTGAGCTCTACTATGTGCTGAAACATCCCAAGGAATCTTTCCACAATAACTTTGTCTCCCTTGACTGTGATCAGTGCACCATGGTCACCCAGAATGGAAAGCCCATGttcacacag GTGTGTGTAGAAGGCCGCTTGTACCTGGAGTTCATGTTTGACGACATGATGAGGATAAAGACGTGGCACTTCAGCATCAGGCAACACCGCGAACTCATCCCCCGCAGTATACTGGCCATGCAT GCCCAGGACCCACAGATGCTGGACCAGCTGTCCAAAAACATAACAAGATGTGGCCTGTCGAACTCCACCCTTAACTACCTCCGA ctgtgcGTGATTTTGGAGCCAATGCAGGAGCTGATGTCCAGACACAAGACATACAGCCTCAGCCCCAGAGACTGCCTCAAGACCTGCCTCTTCCAGAAATGGCAGAGGATGGTGGCACCACCAGGTAGGTGCACAACATGCAGAGATATAGGCACACAACCATGTAAACCCACAGTACACATATCTGTAACTTACTTTCTTCATATCTTCTCTGCAGCTGAGCCATCAAGACAGGCCCCAAACAAACGGCGGAAGCGTAAGATGTCAGGTGGCAGCACCatcagcggaggaggaggaactaataacaataacaacaacaaaaagaagagcCCTGGTAGTGGCTTCCCTCTGTCCAGCCAAGTTCCT GACGTGATGGTGGTGGGAGAGCCCACACTGATGGGAGGTGAGTTTGGTGATGAAGACGAGCGTCTGATCACACGGCTGGAGAACACGCAGTTCGACGCGGCCAATGGCATCGACGACGAGGACAGCTTCAACAACTCTCCGGCGCTGGGCTCCAACTCACCCTGGAACAACAAGGCCCCCTCCAGCCAGGAGAGCAAGAGCGACAACCCCACCTCACAGGCATCGCAGTAG